TTTCCTGATTGATGTGTGGCCTTGTGGTGGCATAAGCGAGTCAAATCTGTACCTGCCAGATAACATCACATTTGCAACTGTCATCGATTTGCGTCAGCTGCTATCTTCCCCCGAGAATAATCTGCCTTGACGAATGGGATACGAATTATGACATCTGAATTCTTCAGAGGGGTGCGAGCCAACGGACCGGTTGCGGCCAGTGCCATGGCTTACGGAAGTGTCTTCGGGGTGCTCGCATCCCAAAAGGGGCTGAGCTGGGTGGACCTGATGTTCATGAACTCGACCGTTTTTGCCGGCGCTGCCCAGTTTGTCATGGTTGATATGTGGTCGGAGCATTTGCCGATTATCGCAATGGCGCTCACCGCGCTGGTTATCAACTTGCGTTATTTGCTGATCGGTGCTTCTCTGGAGCCGCTTTTTACCGGGAAAAGTATGTTGCACAAAGCGTGTATGATGCATCTGGTGGCCGATGAGAACTGGGCGGTAACCATGCGGGAGCAGCGTTACGGCCGCGCGACCTCCTGGTTTCTGTTCGGCGGCGGCGTGTTTCTTTATCTCTCTTGGAGCTTTGGGAGTGTTGCGGGTTTGCTCAGCGGCGGTTTAATCAGTGCCCCGGAAAAGTATGCCCTTGATTTTGCGTTCCCTGCGGTCTTTACAGCCTTGGCTGTTAGTCTTTGGCGAGGGAAAGCGGACATTGTTCCGTGGCTCGTTTCTGGCGGAATGGCGCTGCTGTCATATCATTTTCTGCCGGGCAAATGGTATATCGTCATCGGAGGGTTGGGGGGAGCGATTGCGGCCATGGTGAAAGCTCCGGTTGAAGCTGGAGTCGAAAAGGAGAACGCCCATGACGTCAGCCATTGATTTACAGGTCCTGGTGGCGGTTGGTCTGGCCGCAGTTGCAACCTATTCCCTTCGCTTCGGCGGGCTGCTGCTGGCGTCACGTTTTCCGAAAACTGGTCGCTTCCGTCAAGGGATGGATGCGTTGCCTGGAGCCTTATTGTTTTCGCTGATTATTCCCGGGTTGGTTTCCGAGGGAGTCTGGGGGATATTGGCTGGAGGGCTTACCGCACTTGTCG
This genomic window from Pelobacter seleniigenes DSM 18267 contains:
- a CDS encoding AzlC family ABC transporter permease, whose protein sequence is MTSEFFRGVRANGPVAASAMAYGSVFGVLASQKGLSWVDLMFMNSTVFAGAAQFVMVDMWSEHLPIIAMALTALVINLRYLLIGASLEPLFTGKSMLHKACMMHLVADENWAVTMREQRYGRATSWFLFGGGVFLYLSWSFGSVAGLLSGGLISAPEKYALDFAFPAVFTALAVSLWRGKADIVPWLVSGGMALLSYHFLPGKWYIVIGGLGGAIAAMVKAPVEAGVEKENAHDVSH
- a CDS encoding AzlD family protein, which gives rise to MTSAIDLQVLVAVGLAAVATYSLRFGGLLLASRFPKTGRFRQGMDALPGALLFSLIIPGLVSEGVWGILAGGLTALVVWRTRNTFMAMLAGMLVIYLSRN